The following coding sequences lie in one Arachis stenosperma cultivar V10309 chromosome 5, arast.V10309.gnm1.PFL2, whole genome shotgun sequence genomic window:
- the LOC130982008 gene encoding ABC transporter C family member 10-like isoform X2, whose protein sequence is MDDFWSLICMDYDCSKARETPFCNDFKFLQDHSKCINNLLIICFDILLLIMLSFTMIKRTSSTPFHGQTRAERYSNLQLVSATSNGVLGLVHSCLGIWILEEMIRKNHTALPLNWWLVEFFQGITWLLASFTVLSLWLKHYPVTSLRLFAVLLLLASSILCSLSLFYAISSRGLSLKIALDVLSFPASILLLLCTFKVCHCDEKWKEKDESLYAPLNGQLNEADSVGDIVTPFAKAGFFSRMTFWWLNPLMKKGKEKTLEDEDIPKLREPDRAESCYSVFIEQLNKQKQKEPTLQPSVFWTIMSCHWREIWISGFFAFIKVVTLSCGPLLLNAFILVAEGNESFKYEGYVLAISLFFAKIIESLSQRQWYFRCRLVGMKVRSLLTAAIYKKQLKLSNAARLEHSGGEIMNYVTVDAYRIGEFPFWFHQMWTTSFQICIALVILVRAIGLATIASMVVIILTVLCNAPLAKLQQKFQSKLMVAQDERLKANSEALVNMKVLKLYAWEKHFKKAIEGLRNVELEMLSAVQSRKAYNIFLFWSSPILVSAASFAACYFLEIPLHANNVFTFVATLRLVQEPITTIPDVIGVVIQSKVAFARIGKFLEASELQNANCRKSCVDDNLRGSISIKSADFSWEDNVSKPTLRNINLEVRHGQKVAICGEVGSGKSTLLATILGEVPNTKGTIEVYGSFAYVSQTAWIRSGTIRENILFGADLDPQRYEETLYRSSLIKDLELFPYGDLTEIGERGVNLSGGQKQRIQLARALYQNADIYLLDDPFSAVDAHTATNLFKEYIMEGLAGKTVLLVTHQVDFLPAFDSVMLMLDGEILQAAPYHHLLESSREFQELVEAHKKTAGSDHQVDTPSAKRDSTSGREIKQDFLEKKLEASNENKLIKQEEREIGDTGLKPYIQYLNQMKGYIYFAAATLCHILFVTGQIIQNSWMAANVDNPHIKTLKLILVYLLIGVVSIVFMLIRTFLIVALGLLSSKHLFSQLMNSLFRAPMSFYDSTPLGRILSRVSADMSIVDLDVPFFLAYTVGGTTNFYSNLAVLSFVSWQVLFVAIPLVFAAIQLQKYYFATAKALMRLNGTTKSFVANHVAETNAGAVTIRAFKEEDRFFKKNLDLIDVNASPFFHSFTSNEWLIQRLETISAVVLSAAALCMVVLPPETFPAGFIGMALSYGLSLNNSLVFSIQFQCTLANYIVSVERINQYMYIPSEAPEVIEGNRPPVNWPDAGKVEISNLQIRYRANGPLVLHGITCTFEGGHKIGIVGRTGSGKSTLISALFRLVEPAGGKIVMDGIDISSIGLHDLRSHLGVIPQDPTLFNGTVRYNLDPLSQHSDEEIWEVLGKCQLREAVQEKEKGLDSSVVEDGSNWSMGQRQLFCLGRALLRRSRILVLDEATASIDNATDLILQKTIRTEFADCTVITVAHRIPTVMDCTKVLSISDGKLVEYDEPKKLMKREGSLFGKLVKEYWSHFQSAESH, encoded by the exons atggatGATTTTTGGAGCCTGATTTGTATGGACTATGATTGTTCCAAGGCCAGAGAAACTCCTTTCTGTAATGATTTCAAGTTCTTGCAAGATCATTCCAAATGCATCAACAATTTGTTGATcatttgctttgatatcttgCTGCTGATCATGCTGTCATTCACTATGATCAAGAGGACTTCATCAACTCCATTTCATGGCCAAACGCGAGCCGAAAGATATTCAAATTTGCAGCTAGTTTCTGCCACAAGCAATGGAGTTCTTGGCTTGGTGCATTCATGCTTAGGAATTTGGATTTTGGAGGAGATGATAAGAAAAAACCACACTGCATTGCCTCTTAATTGGTGGTTGGTAGAATTCTTTCAAGGAATCACATGGCTTTTAGCATCCTTCACAGTATTAAGTCTTTGGCTTAAACATTATCCGGTAACATCATTGCGCCTTTTCGctgttcttctacttttagcTTCTAGCATACTATGTTCTTTGTCCTTGTTCTATGCAATTAGCAGCAGAGGACTCTCCCTGAAGATAGCTCTAGATGTTCTATCTTTTCCAGCATCAATCTTACTGCTGTTATGCACATTCAAAGTATGTCATTGCGAcgaaaaatggaaggaaaaggATGAAAGCCTTTATGCTCCTTTGAATGGACAGTTGAATGAAGCTGATTCTGTTGGTGATATAGTCACACCATTTGCGAAAGCTGGATTCTTCAGCAGGATGACATTTTGGTGGTTGAATCCATTGATGAAAAAAGGTAAAGAGAAAACACTTGAGGATGAGGATATCCCAAAGCTGCGCGAGCCGGATCGAGCAGAAAGTTGCTATTCTGTGTTTATAGAACAACTTAACAAACAGAAACAAAAAGAACCAACATTGCAGCCATCAGTATTTTGGACTATAATGTCCTGCCACTGGAGAGAGATTTGGATTTCAGGATTCTTTGCATTTATTAAGGTAGTTACTCTGTCTTGTGGTCCCCTGCTTTTGAATGCATTTATATTGGTTGCTGAGGGTAATGAAAGTTTCAAATATGAAGGTTATGTGTTGGCCATTTCACTTTTCTTTGCAAAGATCATAGAATCCTTGTCTCAAAGGCAATGGTATTTTCGATGTAGACTCGTTGGTATGAAGGTTAGATCACTTCTCACTGCAGCCATTTATAAGAAACAATTGAAGCTATCCAATGCTGCTAGATTGGAGCATTCTGGTGGTGAGATAATGAATTATGTGACTGTTGATGCATATAGGATTGGAGAATTTCCATTTTGGTTTCATCAGATGTGGACAACAAGCTTCCAAATATGCATTGCTTTGGTGATTCTTGTCCGAGCCATTGGACTCGCGACAATAGCCTCAATGGTAGTAATAATTCTCACTGTACTTTGCAATGCTCCATTGGCAAAGCTACAGCAGAAGTTTCAAAGCAAACTCATGGTGGCACAAGATGAGAGATTGAAGGCTAATTCTGAGGCTCTTGTGAATATGAAAGTTCTGAAGCTATATGCATGGGAGAAACATTTTAAGAAGGCTATTGAAGGCTTAAGGAATGTGGAACTTGAAATGTTATCAGCAGTGCAATCAAGAAAGGCCTATAACATCTTTCTCTTCTGGTCTTCGCCTATTCTGGTGTCCGCGGCTTCCTTTGCTGCATGCTACTTTTTGGAGATTCCTTTGCATGCAAACAATGTTTTCACTTTTGTGGCAACACTGCGCCTTGTGCAAGAGCCAATCACAACCATCCCAGATGTTATTGGAGTGGTTATTCAATCGAAAGTTGCATTCGCTCGAATTGGGAAGTTTCTTGAGGCATCTGAACTGCAGAATGCAAATTGCAGGAAGAGTTGTGTTGATGATAACCTCAGAGGCTCAATTTCAATCAAGTCTGCTGATTTTTCATGGGAAGATAATGTGTCAAAACCAACACTTAGAAACATAAATTTGGAGGTTAGACATGGACAAAAGGTAGCAATTTGTGGAGAAGTTGGATCAGGAAAATCAACTCTCTTAGCAACAATTCTTGGAGAAGTTCCAAATACAAAGGGAACT ATTGAAGTTTATGGGAGTTTTGCATATGTTTCTCAAACAGCATGGATACGGTCAGGTACAATAAGGGAAAATATTTTGTTTGGAGCAGATTTGGATCCACAAAGATATGAAGAGACACTTTATAGATCTTCACTGATAAAGGATCTTGAGTTGTTTCCTTATGGAGATCTAACCGAAATAGGCGAGAGGGGAGTTAATCTGAGTGGAGGTCAGAAGCAGCGAATTCAGCTCGCTCGTGCGCTTTATCAGAATGCTGATATATATCTCTTGGATGATCCATTCAGTGCTGTTGATGCTCACACAGCCACAAATTTGTTTAAG GAATATATCATGGAAGGACTTGCAGGGAAGACTGTGTTACTTGTGACTCATCAAGTTGACTTCCTACCAGCTTTTGATTCTGTTATG TTGATGTTAGATGGAGAAATTCTACAAGCTGCTCCTTATCATCATCTATTGGAATCAAGCCGAGAATTCCAAGAACTCGTCGAGGCTCACAAGAAGACTGCTGGTTCTGACCATCAAGTTGACACTCCTTCTGCCAAGAGAGATTCAACTTCTGGCAGAGAGATTAAGCAAGatttcttggagaagaagttaGAAGCTTCAAACGAAAATAAGTTGATTAAgcaagaagaaagagagatagGAGACACAGGCTTGAAGCCTTACATTCAGTATCTGAATCAGATGAAGGGATACATATACTTTGCTGCCGCTACTCTTTGTCACATTTTATTTGTAACTGGCCAAATAATTCAAAACTCATGGATGGCTGCTAATGTTGACAACCCTCATATCAAAACTCTGAAATTGATCTTAGTCTACTTGTTGATAGGAGTTGTTTCAATTGTTTTTATGTTAATCAGAACTTTTCTTATAGTTGCTTTAGGTCTTCTATCATCAAAACATCTATTTTCACAGTTGATGAACTCCCTTTTCCGCGCACCGATGTCTTTTTATGACTCCACACCTTTGGGAAGGATACTTAGCAGG GTATCTGCAGATATGAGCATTGTGGATCTTGATGTACCATTTTTCCTTGCATATACTGTGGGGGGTACTacaaatttttattctaatCTTGCAGTTTTATCATTTGTGAGTTGGCAAGTCTTGTTTGTTGCCATACCACTGGTTTTTGCTGCGATTCAATTGCAG AAATACTACTTTGCTACTGCAAAAGCATTGATGAGGTTAAATGGCACAACAAAATCATTTGTAGCTAATCATGTAGCAGAAACTAATGCTGGAGCTGTGACAATAAGGGCCTTTAAGGAGGAAGATCGCTTTTTCAAGAAGAATCTTGATCTGATTGATGTCAATGCTAGTCCATTCTTCCATAGTTTCACTTCAAATGAATGGTTGATCCAACGGTTAGAAACAATCAGTGCTGTTGTTCTATCTGCTGCAGCACTTTGCATGGTTGTGCTTCCACCCGAGACTTTCCCCGCCG GATTTATTGGCATGGCACTCTCTTATGGCCTTTCACTGAACAATTCCCTAgtattttcaattcaatttcaatgCACTCTAGCAAATTATATAGTATCTGTAGAGAGGATAAATCAATATATGTATATACCAAGTGAGGCCCCAGAAGTTATCGAAGGAAATCGCCCTCCGGTTAATTGGCCAGATGCAGGCAAAGTAGAAATTAGTAACTTGCAG ATAAGATACAGGGCTAATGGACCACTTGTACTCCATGGAATTACATGCACATTTGAAGGAGGACACAAGATTGGTATTGTTGGCAGGACAGGAAGTGGGAAGTCCACTCTTATTAGTGCTTTGTTTCGCCTTGTCGAGCCGGCCGGTGGAAAGATTGTAATGGATGGCATAGACATATCCTCGATCGGCCTTCATGATTTGAGGTCACATTTAGGTGTTATACCTCAGGATCCTACTCTTTTTAATGGAACAGTTAGATATAATTTGGACCCTTTGTCTCAACATTCTGATGAAGAGATATGGGAG GTTCTTGGAAAGTGTCAGTTGCGAGAAGCCgtgcaagaaaaagaaaagggctTAGACTCCTCAG TTGTTGAAGATGGATCGAATTGGAGTATGGGACAAAGGCAGTTATTCTGTCTAGGCCGCGCCCTTTTGAGGCGAAGTAGGATATTGGTGCTTGATGAAGCAACCGCATCAATTGATAATGCAACAGATCTTATTTTGCAGAAAACAATTAGAACAGAATTTGCAGATTGTACAGTGATCACAGTAGCACACAGGATACCAACTGTGATGGATTGCACCAAGGTTCTCTCCATAAGTGATG GAAAATTGGTAGAGTATGATGAGCCAAAGAAGTTAATGAAGAGAGAAGGGTCATTGTTTGGGAAGCTTGTGAAAGAATACTGGTCTCATTTTCAGTCTGCAGAATCTCATTGA
- the LOC130982008 gene encoding ABC transporter C family member 10-like isoform X1, whose translation MIQSFILYEFKQKKKKMDDFWSLICMDYDCSKARETPFCNDFKFLQDHSKCINNLLIICFDILLLIMLSFTMIKRTSSTPFHGQTRAERYSNLQLVSATSNGVLGLVHSCLGIWILEEMIRKNHTALPLNWWLVEFFQGITWLLASFTVLSLWLKHYPVTSLRLFAVLLLLASSILCSLSLFYAISSRGLSLKIALDVLSFPASILLLLCTFKVCHCDEKWKEKDESLYAPLNGQLNEADSVGDIVTPFAKAGFFSRMTFWWLNPLMKKGKEKTLEDEDIPKLREPDRAESCYSVFIEQLNKQKQKEPTLQPSVFWTIMSCHWREIWISGFFAFIKVVTLSCGPLLLNAFILVAEGNESFKYEGYVLAISLFFAKIIESLSQRQWYFRCRLVGMKVRSLLTAAIYKKQLKLSNAARLEHSGGEIMNYVTVDAYRIGEFPFWFHQMWTTSFQICIALVILVRAIGLATIASMVVIILTVLCNAPLAKLQQKFQSKLMVAQDERLKANSEALVNMKVLKLYAWEKHFKKAIEGLRNVELEMLSAVQSRKAYNIFLFWSSPILVSAASFAACYFLEIPLHANNVFTFVATLRLVQEPITTIPDVIGVVIQSKVAFARIGKFLEASELQNANCRKSCVDDNLRGSISIKSADFSWEDNVSKPTLRNINLEVRHGQKVAICGEVGSGKSTLLATILGEVPNTKGTIEVYGSFAYVSQTAWIRSGTIRENILFGADLDPQRYEETLYRSSLIKDLELFPYGDLTEIGERGVNLSGGQKQRIQLARALYQNADIYLLDDPFSAVDAHTATNLFKEYIMEGLAGKTVLLVTHQVDFLPAFDSVMLMLDGEILQAAPYHHLLESSREFQELVEAHKKTAGSDHQVDTPSAKRDSTSGREIKQDFLEKKLEASNENKLIKQEEREIGDTGLKPYIQYLNQMKGYIYFAAATLCHILFVTGQIIQNSWMAANVDNPHIKTLKLILVYLLIGVVSIVFMLIRTFLIVALGLLSSKHLFSQLMNSLFRAPMSFYDSTPLGRILSRVSADMSIVDLDVPFFLAYTVGGTTNFYSNLAVLSFVSWQVLFVAIPLVFAAIQLQKYYFATAKALMRLNGTTKSFVANHVAETNAGAVTIRAFKEEDRFFKKNLDLIDVNASPFFHSFTSNEWLIQRLETISAVVLSAAALCMVVLPPETFPAGFIGMALSYGLSLNNSLVFSIQFQCTLANYIVSVERINQYMYIPSEAPEVIEGNRPPVNWPDAGKVEISNLQIRYRANGPLVLHGITCTFEGGHKIGIVGRTGSGKSTLISALFRLVEPAGGKIVMDGIDISSIGLHDLRSHLGVIPQDPTLFNGTVRYNLDPLSQHSDEEIWEVLGKCQLREAVQEKEKGLDSSVVEDGSNWSMGQRQLFCLGRALLRRSRILVLDEATASIDNATDLILQKTIRTEFADCTVITVAHRIPTVMDCTKVLSISDGKLVEYDEPKKLMKREGSLFGKLVKEYWSHFQSAESH comes from the exons AtgattcaatcattcatactctaTG AATTTAagcagaaaaagaagaaaatggatGATTTTTGGAGCCTGATTTGTATGGACTATGATTGTTCCAAGGCCAGAGAAACTCCTTTCTGTAATGATTTCAAGTTCTTGCAAGATCATTCCAAATGCATCAACAATTTGTTGATcatttgctttgatatcttgCTGCTGATCATGCTGTCATTCACTATGATCAAGAGGACTTCATCAACTCCATTTCATGGCCAAACGCGAGCCGAAAGATATTCAAATTTGCAGCTAGTTTCTGCCACAAGCAATGGAGTTCTTGGCTTGGTGCATTCATGCTTAGGAATTTGGATTTTGGAGGAGATGATAAGAAAAAACCACACTGCATTGCCTCTTAATTGGTGGTTGGTAGAATTCTTTCAAGGAATCACATGGCTTTTAGCATCCTTCACAGTATTAAGTCTTTGGCTTAAACATTATCCGGTAACATCATTGCGCCTTTTCGctgttcttctacttttagcTTCTAGCATACTATGTTCTTTGTCCTTGTTCTATGCAATTAGCAGCAGAGGACTCTCCCTGAAGATAGCTCTAGATGTTCTATCTTTTCCAGCATCAATCTTACTGCTGTTATGCACATTCAAAGTATGTCATTGCGAcgaaaaatggaaggaaaaggATGAAAGCCTTTATGCTCCTTTGAATGGACAGTTGAATGAAGCTGATTCTGTTGGTGATATAGTCACACCATTTGCGAAAGCTGGATTCTTCAGCAGGATGACATTTTGGTGGTTGAATCCATTGATGAAAAAAGGTAAAGAGAAAACACTTGAGGATGAGGATATCCCAAAGCTGCGCGAGCCGGATCGAGCAGAAAGTTGCTATTCTGTGTTTATAGAACAACTTAACAAACAGAAACAAAAAGAACCAACATTGCAGCCATCAGTATTTTGGACTATAATGTCCTGCCACTGGAGAGAGATTTGGATTTCAGGATTCTTTGCATTTATTAAGGTAGTTACTCTGTCTTGTGGTCCCCTGCTTTTGAATGCATTTATATTGGTTGCTGAGGGTAATGAAAGTTTCAAATATGAAGGTTATGTGTTGGCCATTTCACTTTTCTTTGCAAAGATCATAGAATCCTTGTCTCAAAGGCAATGGTATTTTCGATGTAGACTCGTTGGTATGAAGGTTAGATCACTTCTCACTGCAGCCATTTATAAGAAACAATTGAAGCTATCCAATGCTGCTAGATTGGAGCATTCTGGTGGTGAGATAATGAATTATGTGACTGTTGATGCATATAGGATTGGAGAATTTCCATTTTGGTTTCATCAGATGTGGACAACAAGCTTCCAAATATGCATTGCTTTGGTGATTCTTGTCCGAGCCATTGGACTCGCGACAATAGCCTCAATGGTAGTAATAATTCTCACTGTACTTTGCAATGCTCCATTGGCAAAGCTACAGCAGAAGTTTCAAAGCAAACTCATGGTGGCACAAGATGAGAGATTGAAGGCTAATTCTGAGGCTCTTGTGAATATGAAAGTTCTGAAGCTATATGCATGGGAGAAACATTTTAAGAAGGCTATTGAAGGCTTAAGGAATGTGGAACTTGAAATGTTATCAGCAGTGCAATCAAGAAAGGCCTATAACATCTTTCTCTTCTGGTCTTCGCCTATTCTGGTGTCCGCGGCTTCCTTTGCTGCATGCTACTTTTTGGAGATTCCTTTGCATGCAAACAATGTTTTCACTTTTGTGGCAACACTGCGCCTTGTGCAAGAGCCAATCACAACCATCCCAGATGTTATTGGAGTGGTTATTCAATCGAAAGTTGCATTCGCTCGAATTGGGAAGTTTCTTGAGGCATCTGAACTGCAGAATGCAAATTGCAGGAAGAGTTGTGTTGATGATAACCTCAGAGGCTCAATTTCAATCAAGTCTGCTGATTTTTCATGGGAAGATAATGTGTCAAAACCAACACTTAGAAACATAAATTTGGAGGTTAGACATGGACAAAAGGTAGCAATTTGTGGAGAAGTTGGATCAGGAAAATCAACTCTCTTAGCAACAATTCTTGGAGAAGTTCCAAATACAAAGGGAACT ATTGAAGTTTATGGGAGTTTTGCATATGTTTCTCAAACAGCATGGATACGGTCAGGTACAATAAGGGAAAATATTTTGTTTGGAGCAGATTTGGATCCACAAAGATATGAAGAGACACTTTATAGATCTTCACTGATAAAGGATCTTGAGTTGTTTCCTTATGGAGATCTAACCGAAATAGGCGAGAGGGGAGTTAATCTGAGTGGAGGTCAGAAGCAGCGAATTCAGCTCGCTCGTGCGCTTTATCAGAATGCTGATATATATCTCTTGGATGATCCATTCAGTGCTGTTGATGCTCACACAGCCACAAATTTGTTTAAG GAATATATCATGGAAGGACTTGCAGGGAAGACTGTGTTACTTGTGACTCATCAAGTTGACTTCCTACCAGCTTTTGATTCTGTTATG TTGATGTTAGATGGAGAAATTCTACAAGCTGCTCCTTATCATCATCTATTGGAATCAAGCCGAGAATTCCAAGAACTCGTCGAGGCTCACAAGAAGACTGCTGGTTCTGACCATCAAGTTGACACTCCTTCTGCCAAGAGAGATTCAACTTCTGGCAGAGAGATTAAGCAAGatttcttggagaagaagttaGAAGCTTCAAACGAAAATAAGTTGATTAAgcaagaagaaagagagatagGAGACACAGGCTTGAAGCCTTACATTCAGTATCTGAATCAGATGAAGGGATACATATACTTTGCTGCCGCTACTCTTTGTCACATTTTATTTGTAACTGGCCAAATAATTCAAAACTCATGGATGGCTGCTAATGTTGACAACCCTCATATCAAAACTCTGAAATTGATCTTAGTCTACTTGTTGATAGGAGTTGTTTCAATTGTTTTTATGTTAATCAGAACTTTTCTTATAGTTGCTTTAGGTCTTCTATCATCAAAACATCTATTTTCACAGTTGATGAACTCCCTTTTCCGCGCACCGATGTCTTTTTATGACTCCACACCTTTGGGAAGGATACTTAGCAGG GTATCTGCAGATATGAGCATTGTGGATCTTGATGTACCATTTTTCCTTGCATATACTGTGGGGGGTACTacaaatttttattctaatCTTGCAGTTTTATCATTTGTGAGTTGGCAAGTCTTGTTTGTTGCCATACCACTGGTTTTTGCTGCGATTCAATTGCAG AAATACTACTTTGCTACTGCAAAAGCATTGATGAGGTTAAATGGCACAACAAAATCATTTGTAGCTAATCATGTAGCAGAAACTAATGCTGGAGCTGTGACAATAAGGGCCTTTAAGGAGGAAGATCGCTTTTTCAAGAAGAATCTTGATCTGATTGATGTCAATGCTAGTCCATTCTTCCATAGTTTCACTTCAAATGAATGGTTGATCCAACGGTTAGAAACAATCAGTGCTGTTGTTCTATCTGCTGCAGCACTTTGCATGGTTGTGCTTCCACCCGAGACTTTCCCCGCCG GATTTATTGGCATGGCACTCTCTTATGGCCTTTCACTGAACAATTCCCTAgtattttcaattcaatttcaatgCACTCTAGCAAATTATATAGTATCTGTAGAGAGGATAAATCAATATATGTATATACCAAGTGAGGCCCCAGAAGTTATCGAAGGAAATCGCCCTCCGGTTAATTGGCCAGATGCAGGCAAAGTAGAAATTAGTAACTTGCAG ATAAGATACAGGGCTAATGGACCACTTGTACTCCATGGAATTACATGCACATTTGAAGGAGGACACAAGATTGGTATTGTTGGCAGGACAGGAAGTGGGAAGTCCACTCTTATTAGTGCTTTGTTTCGCCTTGTCGAGCCGGCCGGTGGAAAGATTGTAATGGATGGCATAGACATATCCTCGATCGGCCTTCATGATTTGAGGTCACATTTAGGTGTTATACCTCAGGATCCTACTCTTTTTAATGGAACAGTTAGATATAATTTGGACCCTTTGTCTCAACATTCTGATGAAGAGATATGGGAG GTTCTTGGAAAGTGTCAGTTGCGAGAAGCCgtgcaagaaaaagaaaagggctTAGACTCCTCAG TTGTTGAAGATGGATCGAATTGGAGTATGGGACAAAGGCAGTTATTCTGTCTAGGCCGCGCCCTTTTGAGGCGAAGTAGGATATTGGTGCTTGATGAAGCAACCGCATCAATTGATAATGCAACAGATCTTATTTTGCAGAAAACAATTAGAACAGAATTTGCAGATTGTACAGTGATCACAGTAGCACACAGGATACCAACTGTGATGGATTGCACCAAGGTTCTCTCCATAAGTGATG GAAAATTGGTAGAGTATGATGAGCCAAAGAAGTTAATGAAGAGAGAAGGGTCATTGTTTGGGAAGCTTGTGAAAGAATACTGGTCTCATTTTCAGTCTGCAGAATCTCATTGA